Proteins encoded within one genomic window of Solibaculum mannosilyticum:
- the nspC gene encoding carboxynorspermidine decarboxylase — translation MNCFDQVPTPSFVVDEGLLKRNLELLQSIQQRTGCKILLAQKAFSMYRVYPLIGRYLAGTTASSLFEARLGREEMGGEVHIYSPAYREDEMDQIASICDHIVFNSPSQWMRFRNQIQASGRSISCGIRINPEYSEIETDLYNPCFTGSRMGTTLAHLDPAQMEGIEGLHFHTMCEQNSDTLARTIQVVDEKFGHLLQHMKWINFGGGHHITRSDYDVECLIRSITFMQEKYGLQVYLEPGEGVVLNTGFLVTSVLDTLQNGMDLAIVDTSAACHMPDVLEMPYRPPLLGSGDPDEYPYTYRLGGPTCLAGDIIGDYSFPHPLKPGDRLVFGDMALYTMVKTNTFNGVNLPSIVLQHEDGSFEIVKQFGYEDFKSRLS, via the coding sequence ATGAATTGTTTTGATCAAGTGCCGACCCCGTCCTTTGTGGTGGATGAAGGGCTGTTGAAACGGAATCTGGAGCTTTTACAGTCTATCCAGCAGCGCACCGGATGCAAGATCCTGTTGGCCCAAAAGGCCTTTTCCATGTATCGCGTTTATCCCTTGATAGGGCGCTATTTGGCTGGAACTACAGCAAGTTCCCTCTTCGAGGCCAGGCTCGGCCGGGAGGAAATGGGAGGAGAAGTGCACATCTATTCCCCGGCCTATCGAGAGGACGAGATGGATCAAATCGCCTCCATCTGCGACCATATTGTCTTTAACTCCCCCAGCCAATGGATGCGCTTCCGAAATCAAATTCAGGCATCGGGACGCAGTATTTCCTGCGGCATCCGGATTAACCCTGAATATTCGGAGATTGAAACCGATCTCTATAACCCCTGTTTCACCGGTTCTCGTATGGGTACTACCTTAGCCCATTTGGATCCCGCCCAAATGGAGGGCATCGAGGGCCTTCATTTCCACACCATGTGCGAACAAAATTCCGATACCCTAGCCCGTACCATCCAAGTGGTGGATGAAAAATTCGGTCATCTTCTCCAACACATGAAATGGATCAATTTTGGCGGCGGGCATCATATCACTCGCTCGGACTACGATGTGGAATGCCTTATCCGATCCATCACCTTTATGCAGGAAAAATACGGTCTTCAAGTCTACTTAGAGCCGGGCGAAGGCGTGGTGCTCAACACCGGCTTTTTGGTGACGTCGGTGCTGGATACCCTTCAGAACGGCATGGATCTGGCCATCGTGGATACTTCCGCTGCCTGCCACATGCCCGACGTTTTGGAGATGCCCTATCGTCCCCCCCTGCTGGGATCGGGTGATCCGGATGAATATCCTTACACCTATCGTTTGGGCGGTCCCACCTGTCTGGCCGGCGACATCATTGGAGACTACTCCTTCCCCCATCCCCTAAAGCCGGGAGATCGTTTGGTGTTCGGCGATATGGCTCTCTACACCATGGTCAAGACCAACACCTTTAACGGCGTGAACCTTCCCTCTATTGTACTTCAGCACGAGGATGGAAGCTTTGAAATCGTCAAACAGTTTGGATATGAGGATTTTAAATCCCGCTTATCCTAA